One Fontisphaera persica DNA window includes the following coding sequences:
- the dprA gene encoding DNA-processing protein DprA, which yields MDNREALVALNLLDGIGPVRVRHLLQHFGEPAAILSASFHQLCQVHGIGEETARAITAWEKNVDLAAELRRCEEFGCRLVTAEDEEYPPSLKEIYDPPLVLYVKGQMLPKDRNAVAVVGSRHATHYGIETAKKLAFQLAYVGVTVVSGGARGIDTAAHLGALNARGRTLCVLGTGINLVFPPENKELFERIAANGALLTQFPFNRPADKQTFPIRNRIIAGMTLGTVVVETGLNGGAMITANFAADYGRQVFAVPGRVDSPSSKGCHDLIKKGAKLCENAEDILGEFEYLFPASNRPPSPAETGVLPLLELTETEQKVLGLLSAEETPVDDLIYRSGLPASVVSVALLGLEMKRLARQLPGRLYIKNDGH from the coding sequence ATGGATAACCGGGAAGCGCTGGTGGCGCTGAATCTGTTGGACGGCATCGGCCCCGTGCGGGTGCGTCACCTCCTCCAGCACTTCGGCGAGCCGGCAGCCATTCTGAGCGCCTCTTTTCATCAGCTCTGCCAGGTGCACGGCATTGGCGAAGAAACTGCCCGCGCCATCACCGCCTGGGAAAAAAACGTGGATTTGGCCGCCGAACTGCGCCGCTGCGAAGAGTTTGGCTGCCGGCTGGTCACTGCCGAGGATGAAGAGTATCCGCCCTCCCTCAAGGAAATCTACGACCCGCCGCTGGTGCTCTACGTCAAGGGCCAGATGCTGCCCAAGGACCGCAACGCCGTGGCCGTGGTAGGCTCCCGCCATGCCACTCATTATGGCATTGAAACCGCCAAGAAACTGGCCTTCCAGCTCGCCTATGTGGGGGTGACCGTCGTCAGTGGCGGAGCGCGCGGCATTGACACCGCCGCCCACTTGGGCGCCCTCAACGCCAGAGGCCGCACCCTCTGCGTGCTCGGCACCGGCATCAACCTCGTGTTCCCGCCGGAAAACAAAGAGCTGTTTGAGCGCATCGCCGCCAATGGCGCCCTGCTAACTCAATTCCCCTTCAACCGCCCCGCCGACAAACAAACCTTTCCCATCCGCAATCGCATCATCGCCGGCATGACCCTGGGCACGGTGGTGGTGGAAACCGGCCTGAACGGCGGCGCCATGATTACCGCCAACTTCGCCGCCGATTACGGGCGGCAGGTGTTTGCCGTGCCGGGGCGGGTGGACTCCCCCAGCAGCAAAGGTTGCCACGACCTCATCAAAAAAGGGGCCAAACTCTGCGAAAATGCCGAGGACATCCTGGGCGAATTTGAATACCTCTTTCCCGCCTCCAACCGGCCGCCTTCCCCCGCCGAAACCGGCGTGCTGCCGCTGCTGGAATTGACCGAGACCGAGCAGAAAGTGCTGGGACTTTTGAGCGCCGAGGAAACGCCCGTGGATGACCTCATTTACCGCAGCGGCCTGCCCGCCTCGGTGGTCTCAGTGGCGCTCCTGGGGCTGGAGATGAAACGCCTGGCCCGGCAGTTGCCCGGGCGGTTGTACATCAAAAACGACGGCCACTGA
- a CDS encoding PIG-L deacetylase family protein → MTPYHQLVAGLARLLTEAKHYPLGGFAPLPRPALAPDAPKALIFSPHPDDEVIIGGLALRLMRESGWRIINVAVTQGSNKARQAARWEELKNCCQHIGFELIQTAPTGLEKINPKTRSQEPQHWQQCVTVIAQILQREQPRAIFFPHDADWNSTHIGVHHLVMDALRTLPGFVCDLVETEYWAPMAAPNLMVEISAQDLGDLITALTFHVGEVQRNPYHLSLPAWMMDNVRRGGEVVGGQGGAAPAFTFATLYRLRAWRDGQPQAKWEGGRFLSLAEKPHLLLGA, encoded by the coding sequence ATGACTCCCTATCATCAATTAGTTGCCGGTCTGGCCCGGCTGTTGACCGAAGCCAAACATTATCCCCTGGGCGGTTTCGCCCCCCTGCCCCGCCCCGCGCTGGCGCCCGATGCCCCCAAAGCGCTGATTTTTTCGCCCCACCCGGACGACGAGGTCATCATCGGCGGGCTGGCCTTGCGGCTGATGCGTGAATCAGGTTGGCGTATCATCAATGTGGCCGTGACGCAGGGCAGCAACAAGGCCCGGCAGGCCGCCCGCTGGGAGGAATTAAAAAATTGCTGCCAACATATCGGCTTTGAGTTGATTCAAACCGCCCCCACCGGCCTGGAAAAAATCAATCCCAAAACCCGCAGCCAGGAGCCGCAACATTGGCAGCAGTGCGTGACGGTCATTGCGCAAATTCTGCAACGCGAGCAACCCCGGGCCATTTTCTTCCCGCACGATGCCGACTGGAACAGCACCCATATTGGCGTGCATCATCTGGTCATGGATGCCCTGCGCACCCTTCCCGGTTTTGTCTGCGACCTGGTGGAAACCGAGTATTGGGCGCCCATGGCCGCCCCCAACCTGATGGTGGAAATCTCGGCGCAAGATTTGGGCGACCTAATCACCGCGCTCACCTTCCATGTGGGCGAAGTGCAGCGCAATCCCTATCACCTCTCCCTGCCCGCCTGGATGATGGACAACGTGCGCCGCGGCGGCGAAGTGGTGGGTGGTCAGGGCGGCGCCGCCCCCGCCTTCACCTTCGCCACCCTCTACCGCCTGCGCGCCTGGCGCGACGGCCAGCCACAGGCCAAATGGGAGGGGGGACGCTTTCTGTCACTGGCGGAAAAGCCGCACCTCTTGCTGGGTGCTTGA
- a CDS encoding ROK family protein, which yields MAQALAHFLTPPRFQPALDPDFRPAVLAHRAFQQAVHEAGGGESVTLALEQADGSVYHHRTRILPAQHPQAAANLPFVERLVKFLLWSRGGFRVYVAGPPSLAADLDWHYRQTVTGRFDAEIMGQRIYERPFEVVATDTTSLPPERAVTRPLGRHLNGCRIGFDLGGSDRKAAAVIDGKVVFSEEVVWDPVPQRDPQYHFDGIMDSLRRAAQHLPRVDAIGGSAAGVYVNNRVKVASLFRGVPPDLFQSRVKDLFLEIRRAWNNIPLEVVNDGEVTALAGSMALERNAVLGIAMGTSMAGGYVTPAGNITTWLNEVAFMPVDYAPDAPVDEWSKDRGCGVQYFSQQAVARLLPRAGIETPAGMPFPERLKLLQSLMAQGDPRAVPVYQTIGTYLGYALAHYAAFYTIENVLVLGRVTSGAGGDLIIRGAQEVLQAEFPDLARRLAFHVPGETEKRHGQAIAAASLPVVEGHAGHTPPSGR from the coding sequence ATGGCACAAGCTTTGGCACACTTTTTGACGCCCCCGCGTTTTCAGCCAGCCTTGGACCCGGATTTCCGGCCGGCAGTGCTGGCGCATCGCGCATTCCAGCAAGCCGTGCACGAAGCCGGTGGCGGCGAAAGCGTGACCTTGGCGCTGGAGCAGGCCGATGGCTCGGTCTATCACCACCGCACCCGCATTCTGCCGGCGCAGCATCCCCAAGCGGCAGCCAACCTGCCATTCGTCGAGCGGCTGGTGAAATTCCTGCTCTGGTCCCGGGGCGGCTTCCGGGTGTACGTGGCCGGCCCTCCTTCCCTGGCCGCGGACCTGGATTGGCACTATCGGCAAACGGTCACCGGACGGTTTGACGCTGAAATCATGGGGCAGCGAATCTATGAACGTCCCTTTGAAGTGGTGGCCACCGATACCACCAGCCTGCCTCCCGAGCGGGCGGTGACGCGCCCCTTGGGACGGCACTTAAACGGCTGCCGCATCGGATTCGATTTGGGCGGCAGCGACCGCAAAGCCGCGGCCGTCATAGACGGAAAAGTGGTTTTCAGCGAGGAAGTCGTTTGGGACCCCGTTCCCCAGCGCGACCCCCAATATCATTTTGACGGCATCATGGACTCCCTCCGCCGGGCCGCCCAACACCTGCCGCGCGTGGACGCCATTGGCGGCAGCGCTGCCGGTGTGTACGTGAACAACCGCGTCAAAGTCGCCTCCCTGTTTCGCGGCGTGCCGCCGGATTTATTCCAAAGCCGCGTCAAAGACCTGTTTCTGGAAATCCGGCGGGCGTGGAACAACATCCCCCTGGAGGTGGTCAACGATGGTGAGGTCACCGCCCTGGCGGGTAGCATGGCCCTGGAGCGCAATGCCGTGTTGGGCATCGCCATGGGCACCAGCATGGCCGGGGGGTATGTCACCCCGGCGGGCAATATCACCACCTGGCTGAACGAAGTAGCCTTCATGCCGGTGGACTACGCGCCAGATGCCCCAGTGGATGAATGGAGCAAAGACCGGGGATGCGGGGTGCAGTATTTTTCCCAACAGGCGGTGGCCCGTCTCCTGCCCAGAGCCGGGATTGAAACCCCCGCCGGGATGCCGTTTCCGGAGCGGTTGAAGCTGCTGCAAAGTTTGATGGCCCAGGGCGACCCCCGCGCCGTGCCGGTCTATCAAACCATTGGCACTTATCTGGGCTATGCGCTGGCGCACTACGCCGCTTTTTACACCATCGAAAATGTGCTGGTGTTGGGCCGGGTCACTTCCGGCGCCGGCGGCGACTTAATCATCCGTGGCGCGCAGGAAGTGCTGCAGGCGGAGTTTCCGGACCTCGCCAGACGCCTGGCCTTTCATGTCCCCGGGGAAACGGAAAAACGCCATGGCCAGGCCATTGCTGCCGCCAGCCTGCCGGTGGTGGAGGGCCACGCTGGCCATACTCCGCCCAGTGGCCGCTGA
- a CDS encoding glycosyltransferase family 2 protein, which translates to MERHSYSPADRDKGCRVPGSSPPSLSIVIPVYNEARSVELVLERVLAQYFVAEVVAVDDGSTDGSWGVMRGWEARDGRVRLARHERNRGKGAAVRTGLALATAPVVVVQDADLEYDPADLGPMLELILSGKADVVYGSRYADGRRGVGPLWHTLGNKALTLFSNLCTGLWLSDEATCYKMFRRELVPRLELREEGFGFCPEFTAKVSRLGLRVMEVPITYHGRSRAEGKKIRLRHGVEALWCLVKYSRWRPTAGAMGGARSATE; encoded by the coding sequence GTGGAGCGCCATTCGTATTCGCCCGCTGACCGGGACAAGGGCTGTCGGGTCCCCGGCTCATCCCCTCCCTCTCTCTCCATTGTCATTCCGGTGTACAATGAAGCCCGGAGTGTGGAATTGGTGTTGGAGCGGGTACTGGCGCAGTATTTTGTGGCGGAGGTGGTGGCGGTGGATGATGGGAGCACGGATGGGAGTTGGGGGGTGATGCGCGGGTGGGAGGCGAGGGATGGGCGGGTGCGGCTGGCGCGGCACGAGCGCAACCGCGGGAAGGGGGCGGCGGTGCGGACGGGTTTGGCGCTGGCCACGGCGCCAGTGGTGGTGGTGCAGGACGCTGACCTGGAATATGACCCGGCGGACTTGGGGCCGATGCTGGAGTTGATTTTGAGCGGCAAGGCGGACGTGGTGTATGGGAGCCGGTATGCCGATGGGCGGCGGGGGGTGGGGCCGTTGTGGCATACGTTGGGGAACAAGGCGCTGACGCTGTTTTCCAACTTGTGCACTGGGCTGTGGCTGAGCGACGAGGCGACGTGTTACAAGATGTTCCGGCGGGAGTTGGTGCCGCGGCTGGAGCTGCGGGAGGAAGGGTTTGGATTTTGCCCGGAGTTCACGGCCAAGGTGAGCCGGTTGGGGTTGCGGGTGATGGAGGTGCCGATAACGTATCATGGGCGGAGCCGGGCGGAGGGGAAGAAAATCCGGCTGCGACATGGCGTGGAAGCCCTTTGGTGTCTGGTGAAGTACAGCCGTTGGCGGCCTACGGCGGGGGCCATGGGCGGGGCGCGCTCGGCAACTGAATGA
- a CDS encoding prepilin-type N-terminal cleavage/methylation domain-containing protein, protein MAKRPTKGRAFTLIELMVVVLIIAVLVALLLPALAAAKQRTRTVQCVNNHRSLVLVWQLYCDDYHGRLPWTVDDGDGLPFTNWVAGHLRNPLEATNAALLVDPKRSLLAPYVTHPGLYKCPADPSPLVRSVSMNNRLNPVRFLKPVLVIGGYGTNFMVYRQQSDIREPSRIFVFLDERYDSINEGNFAVDLSNTGTFDGHGVPTPYWWLDTPSGYHHQSVNLSFVDGRVETHRWQERTTLGPIGVTGFRRTSSTDRDISWLQFHTAEPVAGR, encoded by the coding sequence ATGGCAAAGAGGCCAACCAAGGGGCGGGCGTTCACCCTGATTGAGCTGATGGTGGTGGTGTTGATTATTGCCGTGCTGGTGGCGTTGTTGCTGCCGGCGCTGGCGGCGGCCAAGCAGCGGACGCGGACTGTCCAATGTGTCAATAATCACCGGTCGCTGGTGTTGGTCTGGCAGTTGTATTGCGACGATTACCATGGCCGGCTGCCATGGACGGTGGACGACGGCGACGGGCTGCCATTTACCAACTGGGTGGCGGGCCACTTGCGCAATCCGCTGGAGGCGACCAACGCGGCCTTGTTGGTGGACCCCAAGCGTTCGCTGTTGGCGCCGTATGTCACCCATCCGGGCCTGTATAAATGCCCCGCCGATCCGTCCCCCCTGGTGCGCAGCGTGAGCATGAACAACCGGCTGAACCCGGTGCGCTTTCTCAAGCCGGTGCTGGTCATTGGGGGATATGGCACCAATTTCATGGTTTATCGGCAGCAGAGCGACATCCGGGAGCCGTCGCGCATCTTTGTGTTTTTGGATGAACGCTACGACAGCATCAACGAGGGCAATTTTGCGGTGGATTTGAGCAACACCGGCACGTTCGACGGGCATGGGGTGCCCACGCCGTATTGGTGGCTGGACACGCCGTCCGGGTACCATCACCAAAGTGTGAACCTGTCTTTTGTGGACGGCCGGGTGGAGACGCACCGGTGGCAGGAGCGCACGACGCTGGGGCCGATTGGGGTGACCGGTTTCCGCCGCACCAGCAGCACCGACCGGGACATATCGTGGCTGCAATTCCACACGGCCGAGCCGGTGGCGGGGCGTTGA
- a CDS encoding aminotransferase class I/II-fold pyridoxal phosphate-dependent enzyme: MTPAGTQGTADLPLFDKVRAFKSAEQVRAAGLYPYFRMISSAQDTEVIMNGRKVLMLGSNSYLGLTNHPKIKEAAMAAVAKYGSGCAGSRFLNGTLDLHIELEEALARLVNKPAVLLYSTGFQVNLGVISVMAGKDEYILADKSNHASLVEGCRLALGDYSRFAHNDMAALEARLQKLPPEAGKLIVVDGVFSMEGDIINLPEVCRLAREHRAAVMVDDAHGIGVLGPQGAGTVAHFGLTDEVQFIMGTFSKSLASLGGFIASDAATIDYLKHHSKTVIFSASMSPANAAAVLAAVKIMQSEPERIERLWHNTERMKKGLLSLGFDLGGSQTPILPVYIRDLLKTFQFCKRLEQEGVFVNPVVSPGIPPGMELLRVSLMATHTDAQIDFALDKFAKVGRELGII; the protein is encoded by the coding sequence ATGACGCCGGCCGGCACGCAAGGGACAGCGGATTTGCCGCTGTTCGACAAGGTGCGCGCGTTCAAAAGCGCGGAGCAAGTGCGGGCCGCCGGGTTGTATCCATATTTCCGGATGATTTCCTCGGCGCAGGATACCGAGGTCATCATGAACGGCCGGAAGGTCTTAATGCTGGGCTCCAACAGCTATCTGGGGTTGACCAATCATCCCAAAATCAAGGAGGCCGCCATGGCGGCGGTGGCCAAATATGGCAGCGGTTGTGCGGGGTCACGCTTCCTGAACGGCACGCTGGATTTGCACATTGAGCTGGAGGAGGCGCTGGCCCGGCTGGTGAACAAGCCGGCAGTGCTGCTCTACAGCACGGGTTTTCAGGTCAATTTGGGCGTTATCAGCGTCATGGCCGGCAAGGATGAATACATCCTGGCGGATAAAAGCAATCACGCCAGCCTGGTGGAGGGGTGCCGGCTGGCCTTGGGGGATTACTCGCGTTTTGCGCATAATGACATGGCCGCCTTGGAGGCGCGCCTGCAAAAGCTGCCCCCGGAAGCGGGCAAGTTGATTGTGGTGGACGGTGTCTTCAGCATGGAGGGGGACATCATCAATTTGCCGGAGGTTTGCCGGCTGGCCCGGGAACACCGCGCGGCGGTGATGGTGGATGATGCGCATGGCATCGGGGTGCTGGGGCCGCAGGGGGCGGGGACGGTGGCCCACTTTGGGCTGACGGACGAGGTGCAATTCATCATGGGCACGTTCAGCAAGTCCCTGGCCAGCCTGGGGGGCTTCATTGCCTCGGATGCCGCCACCATAGACTACTTGAAGCATCACTCGAAGACGGTGATTTTCAGCGCGAGCATGAGTCCGGCCAATGCGGCGGCGGTGCTGGCGGCGGTGAAGATTATGCAGAGCGAGCCGGAGCGAATTGAGCGCTTGTGGCATAACACGGAGCGGATGAAGAAGGGGTTGTTGTCGCTGGGGTTTGATTTGGGCGGGTCGCAGACGCCGATTTTGCCGGTGTACATCCGGGATTTGCTGAAGACGTTTCAGTTCTGCAAGCGGCTGGAGCAGGAGGGGGTGTTTGTGAATCCGGTGGTTTCGCCCGGCATCCCGCCGGGGATGGAGCTGTTGCGGGTGAGCCTGATGGCGACGCATACGGACGCGCAAATTGATTTTGCCCTGGACAAGTTTGCCAAGGTGGGGCGTGAGCTGGGCATCATCTAG
- a CDS encoding NAD-dependent epimerase/dehydratase family protein encodes MKVLLTGASGLVGSHVLDRLVREQVPVRLLLRASSPRQWIASHLSKVEIHEGALDAPQTLESALEGITHVIHCAGATKALDREGYFRVNHAGTLNLVAAINRQASQVQRLVHVSSLAVTGPATAARPARETDPPRPLTDYGQSKLAAEQVVREQCRVPSVILRPPGVYGPRDGEFFKLFKAVQRGLLPCFGGGRQQLSLVYAPDLAAAIVHCLTQEGAVGQVLHVAHPEVVSARQLGEMAARFLQVKPVPLVLPTAALWPVCVVQEIISQVTRRPHVVNLQKYRELAAPGWVCDVSRLRELTGFSATTSVQEGVPATLEWYRQAGWLK; translated from the coding sequence ATGAAAGTGCTGTTGACCGGCGCCAGCGGGCTGGTGGGCAGCCACGTGCTGGACCGCCTCGTCCGGGAACAAGTGCCGGTGCGGCTGCTGCTGCGCGCATCCAGTCCCCGCCAGTGGATTGCTTCGCATCTTTCTAAAGTCGAGATTCACGAGGGCGCGCTGGATGCTCCCCAAACGTTGGAGTCAGCGCTGGAGGGAATCACCCATGTCATTCATTGCGCCGGCGCCACCAAGGCCCTGGACCGGGAGGGATATTTCCGGGTGAATCACGCGGGCACGTTAAATCTGGTGGCGGCCATCAACCGGCAGGCTTCCCAGGTGCAGCGGCTGGTGCATGTTTCCAGCCTGGCGGTCACCGGCCCCGCCACGGCTGCCCGGCCGGCGCGGGAAACGGATCCGCCGCGTCCGCTGACCGATTACGGTCAAAGCAAACTGGCGGCGGAGCAGGTGGTGCGGGAGCAATGCCGGGTGCCGTCGGTGATTTTGCGTCCGCCGGGGGTGTATGGGCCGAGGGATGGAGAATTTTTCAAATTATTCAAGGCGGTGCAACGCGGTTTGCTGCCGTGTTTTGGGGGAGGGCGCCAGCAATTGAGCCTGGTTTACGCGCCAGATTTGGCGGCGGCGATTGTGCATTGCCTCACGCAGGAAGGGGCGGTGGGGCAGGTGTTGCATGTGGCGCATCCGGAGGTGGTGAGCGCCCGCCAGCTTGGTGAGATGGCGGCCCGGTTTTTACAGGTCAAGCCGGTGCCGCTGGTGTTGCCCACCGCGGCTTTGTGGCCGGTATGTGTGGTGCAGGAAATCATCAGCCAGGTGACGCGCCGGCCGCACGTGGTGAATTTGCAGAAATACCGGGAACTGGCGGCCCCCGGGTGGGTGTGCGATGTCAGCCGGCTGCGGGAGCTGACGGGGTTCAGCGCGACAACTTCGGTGCAGGAAGGGGTGCCCGCCACGCTGGAATGGTACCGTCAGGCGGGCTGGCTGAAATAA
- a CDS encoding phosphatase PAP2 family protein: protein MRHYRFIDYATQGYLALVGLLILFFHNQTVPQWRWLVLGHAGLVAVIHWMIVAEGTGRHGFLLYLLRHFYPILLYVPIYNETGHLNQMFARGMLDPWFIRVEEWIFGMQPSLVFMERLPYYWVSEVFYISYFSYYLMITGCGLALFLQGRQQFFHYISLVSVVFYACFLVYIFLPVVGPRIFYRELGDFGLPAGVMPAHVPEFPAAVQEGLFYQIMALIYRHFETPGAAFPSSHVAVAVTTLYFSFRYLPAIRWMHAVVVVLLCLSTVYCRYHYAVDVPAGLVMAGVMIGVGNWLMGRVEGPEAVGRAEAGPVEKKS from the coding sequence ATGCGGCATTATCGTTTCATTGATTACGCCACCCAGGGTTACTTGGCCCTGGTGGGGTTGTTGATTTTGTTTTTTCACAACCAGACCGTGCCCCAGTGGCGGTGGCTGGTGCTCGGCCATGCGGGACTGGTGGCGGTGATTCACTGGATGATTGTGGCGGAGGGGACCGGCCGGCATGGGTTTCTGTTGTACCTCCTGCGGCATTTTTATCCCATTCTGCTGTACGTGCCGATATACAATGAAACGGGGCATTTGAATCAAATGTTTGCCCGCGGCATGCTGGACCCGTGGTTTATTCGCGTGGAAGAGTGGATTTTTGGGATGCAGCCCAGCCTGGTATTCATGGAGCGGCTGCCGTATTACTGGGTGAGCGAGGTGTTTTACATTTCCTATTTTTCTTATTATCTCATGATTACCGGCTGCGGGCTGGCGCTGTTCCTGCAGGGCCGGCAGCAGTTTTTCCATTATATCTCGCTGGTGTCGGTGGTGTTTTACGCCTGTTTCCTGGTGTACATCTTTTTGCCGGTGGTGGGGCCGCGGATATTTTACCGGGAGCTGGGGGACTTTGGCCTGCCGGCGGGGGTTATGCCGGCGCATGTGCCGGAATTTCCGGCGGCGGTGCAGGAGGGGCTGTTTTACCAGATTATGGCGCTGATTTATCGCCATTTTGAGACGCCCGGCGCGGCGTTTCCCAGCAGCCATGTGGCGGTGGCGGTGACGACGCTGTATTTTTCCTTCCGGTATTTGCCGGCGATTCGCTGGATGCATGCGGTAGTGGTGGTGTTATTGTGCCTGAGCACGGTCTATTGCCGGTATCATTATGCGGTGGACGTGCCGGCGGGGCTGGTGATGGCGGGGGTGATGATTGGGGTGGGCAACTGGCTGATGGGGCGGGTGGAGGGGCCGGAAGCGGTGGGGCGGGCCGAAGCGGGGCCGGTGGAGAAAAAATCTTGA
- the tuf gene encoding elongation factor Tu, producing the protein MAKEQFQRTKPHVNVGTIGHIDHGKSTLTAAIVHVQSQKGLAKPISYADITKGGTVRDETKTVTIAVSHVEYESNTRHYAHIDCPGHADFIKNMITGAAQMDGAILVVDAAEGPMPQTREHILLARQVGVPAIVVFLNKIDLVDDKDLLDLVEMEVRDLLTKYGFDGANAPVIRGSSRAAMDLKPEGIKAVEDLLEAIDKYIPLPTREVDKPFLMCIEDVFNIEGRGTVVTGRVERGLLKRMEEVEIVGLRETRKTVATDIEMFRKLLDSAQAGDNVGVLLRGIKKDEVERGMVLAKPGSITPHTHFKAEVYVLSKEEGGRHTPFFTNYRPQFYFRTTDVTGTVTLPQGVEMVMPGDNVSMEIKVIAPVAMEKLQRFAIREGGRTIGAGRITEILD; encoded by the coding sequence ATGGCAAAAGAGCAATTTCAACGTACGAAACCACACGTCAACGTGGGGACGATTGGGCACATTGACCATGGGAAGTCCACGCTGACCGCTGCAATCGTGCATGTTCAGTCCCAGAAGGGGCTGGCCAAGCCGATCAGCTACGCCGACATCACCAAGGGCGGCACGGTGCGTGACGAAACCAAGACGGTGACCATCGCGGTGTCCCACGTGGAATACGAGAGCAACACCCGGCACTACGCGCACATTGACTGCCCCGGTCATGCGGACTTCATCAAAAACATGATCACCGGCGCGGCCCAGATGGACGGCGCGATTCTGGTGGTGGACGCGGCCGAAGGCCCGATGCCGCAGACGCGCGAGCACATTTTGCTGGCCCGCCAGGTGGGGGTGCCGGCGATTGTGGTGTTTTTGAACAAGATTGATTTGGTGGACGACAAGGACCTGCTGGACCTGGTGGAGATGGAAGTGCGCGATCTCCTGACCAAGTACGGTTTTGACGGCGCCAACGCGCCGGTAATCCGCGGCAGCTCGCGTGCGGCCATGGATTTGAAGCCGGAAGGCATCAAGGCCGTGGAAGACCTGCTGGAGGCGATTGACAAGTACATCCCGCTGCCCACCCGCGAGGTGGACAAGCCGTTCCTGATGTGCATTGAGGACGTGTTCAACATTGAAGGCCGGGGCACGGTGGTGACCGGCCGCGTGGAGCGCGGTTTGCTAAAGCGCATGGAGGAAGTGGAAATCGTGGGGTTGCGCGAGACGCGCAAGACGGTGGCCACGGACATTGAAATGTTCCGCAAGCTGCTGGACAGCGCGCAGGCGGGCGACAACGTGGGCGTGCTGCTGCGCGGCATCAAGAAGGACGAAGTGGAGCGCGGCATGGTGCTGGCCAAGCCCGGCTCGATTACGCCGCACACCCACTTCAAGGCCGAGGTGTACGTGCTGTCCAAGGAAGAGGGCGGGCGCCACACGCCGTTCTTCACCAATTACCGTCCGCAGTTCTATTTCCGCACCACGGACGTCACCGGCACGGTGACGCTGCCGCAGGGGGTGGAAATGGTGATGCCGGGCGACAACGTCTCCATGGAAATCAAGGTGATTGCGCCGGTGGCCATGGAGAAACTGCAACGGTTCGCCATCCGCGAAGGCGGCCGCACCATTGGGGCCGGCCGTATCACGGAAATTCTGGACTGA
- the secE gene encoding preprotein translocase subunit SecE has translation MDTGEILKILGLAALAAVVFYLWRKGHFLRLNRYIQETREELRKCTWPGREELKGSTVVVIVSVALLSAFTIVVDVVLHLLVNLVTTV, from the coding sequence ATGGATACAGGTGAAATCTTGAAGATTCTGGGCCTGGCCGCCCTGGCCGCCGTGGTGTTTTACCTTTGGCGGAAGGGGCATTTCCTGCGCCTGAATCGTTATATTCAAGAGACCCGCGAGGAGCTGCGCAAGTGCACCTGGCCTGGCCGGGAGGAGCTGAAGGGCAGCACGGTGGTGGTGATTGTGTCGGTGGCGCTGCTGAGCGCCTTTACCATTGTGGTGGACGTCGTGTTGCACCTGCTGGTCAACCTGGTGACGACGGTCTAG
- the nusG gene encoding transcription termination/antitermination protein NusG: MPQPKSQWFVVHTLAGQELKVKDSLEKRIKAEEMQEYIEEVLVPMEKIVDVRGGKKTVSTRKLYPGYVFLRMKLLDENNRLIDRPWYFVRETQGIIGFVGGDRPTPTADDEIESIKAQISESEDVEKPKVNFEVGETVKINDGPFLNFSGVIEEIEPERGKLKVTVNIFGRNTPVELEYWQVEKT, from the coding sequence ATGCCGCAACCTAAAAGTCAGTGGTTTGTTGTCCACACCCTCGCCGGCCAGGAGCTGAAGGTGAAGGACAGCCTTGAGAAGCGCATCAAGGCCGAGGAGATGCAGGAGTACATTGAGGAAGTGCTGGTGCCGATGGAGAAGATTGTGGATGTGCGCGGCGGCAAAAAGACCGTGAGCACCCGCAAATTGTACCCCGGCTATGTTTTTCTGCGGATGAAATTGCTGGATGAAAACAACCGGCTGATTGACCGGCCGTGGTATTTCGTCCGCGAGACCCAGGGCATCATTGGTTTTGTGGGGGGGGACCGTCCGACGCCGACGGCGGATGACGAAATTGAGAGCATCAAGGCGCAAATCAGCGAGTCGGAGGACGTGGAGAAGCCGAAGGTCAATTTTGAGGTGGGCGAAACCGTGAAGATTAATGACGGGCCCTTCCTGAACTTCAGCGGGGTGATTGAGGAAATCGAGCCGGAGCGCGGCAAGCTCAAAGTGACGGTGAACATCTTCGGGCGCAACACGCCGGTGGAGCTGGAATACTGGCAGGTGGAAAAGACCTGA